The Mycobacterium seoulense genome has a window encoding:
- the miaB gene encoding tRNA (N6-isopentenyl adenosine(37)-C2)-methylthiotransferase MiaB, which produces MVVRDAAGVAGGAGPARTYQVRTYGCQMNVHDSERLAGLLEAAGYRRAAADADADVVVFNTCAVRENADNKLYGNLSHLAPRKRGNPEMQIAVGGCLAQKDRDALLRKAPWVDVVFGTHNLGSLPTLLERARHNKAAQVEIAESLQQFPSSLPSARESAYAAWVSVSVGCNNSCTFCIVPSLRGKEVDRSPVDILAEVRALVADGVLEVTLLGQNVNAYGVSFADPALPRDRGAFARLLRACGDIDGLERVRFTSPHPAEFTDDVIDAMAQTPNVCPALHMPLQSGSDRVLRAMRRSYRAERYLGIIDRVRAAMPHAAITTDLIVGFPGETEDDFAATLEVVRQARFAAAFTFQYSKRPGTPAAELDGQLPKAVVQERYERLVELQEQISLEGNRALVGQTVELLVAAGEGRKDTHTARMTGRARDGRLVHFSADDRVRPGDVVSAVITQAAPHHLIADAGILSHRRTRAGDAHAAGQRPGGIGLGMPAVGPPTGPTEPTEPTEPTEPLGCAR; this is translated from the coding sequence ATGGTGGTGCGGGACGCTGCGGGCGTGGCCGGCGGCGCGGGGCCTGCGCGCACCTACCAGGTCCGCACCTACGGCTGCCAGATGAACGTCCACGACTCCGAGCGGTTGGCGGGTCTGCTGGAGGCGGCGGGCTACCGGCGGGCGGCGGCGGACGCCGACGCCGACGTGGTCGTGTTCAACACCTGCGCCGTCCGCGAGAACGCCGACAACAAGCTGTACGGCAACCTCAGCCACCTGGCCCCGCGTAAACGCGGCAACCCCGAGATGCAGATCGCGGTCGGGGGTTGCCTGGCCCAAAAGGACCGCGACGCGTTGCTGCGCAAGGCGCCTTGGGTCGACGTCGTCTTCGGCACGCACAACCTCGGATCGCTGCCCACGCTGCTCGAACGGGCCCGGCACAACAAGGCCGCCCAGGTCGAGATCGCCGAGTCGCTGCAGCAATTCCCGTCGTCGCTGCCGAGCGCGCGCGAATCCGCTTACGCTGCTTGGGTTTCCGTCTCGGTCGGGTGCAACAACAGCTGCACCTTCTGCATCGTCCCCTCGTTGCGGGGCAAGGAGGTCGACCGGAGCCCGGTCGACATCCTGGCCGAGGTGCGCGCGCTGGTGGCCGACGGCGTGCTCGAGGTGACGCTGCTGGGCCAGAACGTCAACGCCTACGGCGTCTCCTTCGCCGACCCGGCGCTGCCCCGGGATCGCGGCGCCTTCGCGCGGCTGCTGCGGGCCTGCGGGGACATCGACGGGCTGGAACGGGTGAGATTCACCTCCCCGCATCCCGCCGAATTCACCGACGACGTCATCGATGCCATGGCACAGACGCCGAATGTCTGCCCGGCCCTGCACATGCCGCTGCAGTCGGGCTCCGACCGGGTGCTGCGGGCGATGCGGCGCTCGTATCGCGCCGAGCGCTACCTCGGCATCATCGACCGCGTCCGCGCGGCCATGCCCCACGCCGCCATCACCACCGACCTGATCGTCGGGTTCCCCGGTGAGACCGAGGACGACTTCGCGGCCACCCTGGAGGTGGTGCGGCAGGCCCGGTTCGCCGCCGCGTTCACCTTCCAGTACTCCAAGCGGCCCGGCACCCCGGCCGCCGAACTGGACGGGCAGCTCCCGAAAGCCGTTGTGCAGGAACGCTATGAGCGGCTGGTCGAGCTGCAGGAGCAGATCTCGCTGGAGGGCAACCGCGCGCTGGTTGGTCAGACCGTGGAACTGCTGGTCGCCGCCGGTGAGGGACGCAAGGACACCCACACCGCCCGGATGACGGGCCGCGCCCGCGACGGCCGCCTGGTGCACTTCAGCGCCGACGACCGGGTACGACCCGGCGACGTGGTCAGCGCGGTGATCACCCAGGCCGCGCCGCACCACCTCATCGCCGACGCCGGCATCCTCAGCCATCGCCGCACCCGCGCGGGAGACGCCCACGCCGCCGGGCAGCGCCCGGGCGGCATCGGTCTCGGCATGCCCGCCGTCGGACCGCCCACCGGCCCCACAGAACCCACAGAACCCACAGAACCCACAGAACCCCTTGGATGTGCGCGATGA
- a CDS encoding Rv2732c family membrane protein, with protein sequence MCAMNEEHPDFHALRTEIEAAERRVARGFDPGPRGFVVAILVFVLLGSFILPHTGAVRGWDVLFSSHGAGAAAVALPSRVFAWLALVFGVGFSMLALVTRRWALAWIALAGSALAGAAGLLAIWSRQTVAAGHPGPGVGLIAAWIVVLVLTYQWARVVWSRTIVQLAAEEQRRRVAAHQQSKTLLDSLDDTGPGAPNRNGGSTDRAPREPGA encoded by the coding sequence ATGTGCGCGATGAACGAAGAACACCCCGACTTCCACGCCCTGCGGACCGAAATCGAGGCCGCCGAGCGCCGCGTGGCGCGCGGATTCGACCCGGGCCCACGCGGTTTCGTCGTGGCGATCCTGGTCTTCGTGCTGCTGGGATCGTTCATCCTGCCGCACACCGGTGCGGTGCGGGGCTGGGACGTGCTGTTCAGCAGCCACGGCGCCGGCGCGGCCGCGGTGGCGTTGCCGTCGCGGGTCTTCGCCTGGCTGGCGCTGGTGTTCGGCGTCGGGTTCTCCATGCTGGCGTTGGTGACGCGGCGCTGGGCGCTGGCCTGGATCGCGCTGGCGGGCTCGGCGCTCGCCGGGGCGGCGGGGCTGCTGGCCATCTGGTCGCGCCAGACGGTGGCCGCGGGGCATCCGGGCCCCGGGGTGGGGCTGATCGCCGCGTGGATCGTCGTCCTCGTGCTGACCTATCAGTGGGCCCGGGTGGTGTGGTCGCGCACCATCGTGCAACTCGCGGCCGAGGAGCAGCGGCGCCGCGTCGCGGCGCACCAGCAGTCGAAAACGCTGCTCGACAGCCTGGACGACACCGGGCCGGGCGCCCCGAACCGGAACGGCGGGTCGACGGACCGAGCGCCCCGGGAGCCCGGAGCCTAG
- a CDS encoding DUF349 domain-containing protein, translating into MTADEANGGTPAGPVPQPVSRPVPRPGPRPGPRPPSPGPRPLTHPVPAPPASDPHRFGRVDDDGTVWLITADGERIVGSWQAGDREAAFTHFGRRFDDLSTEITLMEERLAAGTGDARKIKAHASELAETLPTAAVLGDIDALARRLTSLIDQVEATVAEERSRRDEHRATQTARKEALAAEAEELGANSTQWKAAGDRLRAILDEWKTISGLDRKVDDALWKRYSAAREAFNRRRGSHFAELDRERLGIRQAKERLCERAEELSGSTDWTATSAEFRKLLTEWKAAGRAARDVDDALWRRFKAAQDVFFTARNAATAEKDAELRANATAKEALLAEAEKIDTGNHDAARAALRSIAERWDAIGKVPRERSAELERRMRAVEKKVRDAGDADWSDPQAQARAEQFRTRAEQYEQQAQKAAAAGRTKEAEEARANAEQWRQWAQAAAEALTRKP; encoded by the coding sequence ATGACGGCTGACGAAGCGAACGGCGGAACCCCGGCGGGGCCGGTGCCCCAACCGGTTTCGCGCCCGGTGCCACGCCCGGGACCGCGTCCCGGTCCCCGGCCGCCGAGCCCGGGCCCACGGCCCCTCACCCACCCCGTGCCGGCGCCGCCGGCCAGCGATCCGCATCGGTTCGGGCGCGTCGACGACGACGGCACGGTGTGGCTGATCACCGCCGACGGCGAGCGCATCGTCGGCTCCTGGCAGGCCGGTGACCGAGAAGCGGCTTTCACCCACTTCGGCCGCCGCTTCGACGACCTGAGCACCGAGATCACGCTCATGGAGGAGCGGCTCGCGGCGGGAACCGGTGACGCCCGCAAGATCAAGGCCCACGCGTCCGAGCTCGCCGAGACACTGCCGACGGCGGCCGTACTGGGCGACATCGACGCGCTGGCCCGCCGGCTGACCAGCCTCATCGACCAGGTCGAGGCCACCGTCGCCGAGGAGCGATCCCGCCGCGACGAGCATCGCGCCACCCAGACGGCGCGCAAGGAGGCGCTGGCCGCCGAGGCCGAGGAGTTGGGCGCCAACTCCACGCAGTGGAAGGCGGCCGGTGACCGGCTGCGGGCCATCCTCGACGAGTGGAAGACCATCAGCGGCCTGGACCGGAAGGTCGATGACGCGCTGTGGAAGCGCTATTCGGCGGCGCGGGAGGCGTTCAACCGGCGGCGGGGATCGCATTTCGCCGAACTGGACCGCGAACGCCTGGGCATTCGGCAGGCCAAGGAACGACTCTGCGAACGGGCCGAGGAGTTGTCCGGCTCGACGGACTGGACCGCCACCAGCGCGGAGTTCCGCAAACTGCTCACGGAGTGGAAGGCGGCAGGCCGCGCGGCCCGGGATGTCGACGACGCGTTGTGGCGGCGGTTCAAGGCCGCCCAGGACGTCTTCTTCACGGCTCGCAACGCGGCCACGGCGGAGAAGGATGCCGAGTTGCGCGCCAACGCCACCGCCAAGGAGGCGCTGCTGGCCGAAGCCGAGAAGATCGACACCGGCAATCACGACGCGGCCAGGGCGGCGCTGCGCTCGATCGCCGAGAGATGGGACGCGATCGGAAAGGTGCCGCGGGAGCGGTCGGCCGAATTGGAGCGTCGGATGCGCGCGGTCGAGAAGAAGGTGCGCGACGCCGGCGACGCCGATTGGTCGGACCCGCAGGCGCAGGCCCGCGCCGAGCAGTTCCGCACTCGCGCCGAGCAATACGAGCAGCAGGCCCAGAAGGCCGCGGCGGCGGGCCGCACCAAGGAGGCCGAAGAAGCCAGGGCCAACGCCGAGCAGTGGCGGCAGTGGGCGCAGGCGGCCGCCGAGGCGCTGACCCGCAAGCCCTAG
- a CDS encoding DMT family transporter, with product MSKVDVAALIAVCAALASAVGDVIRQRSAQEITDKQVGHLELFRMSLRDTRWWLGGLAAIVNYSLQAGALAWGSVVLVTALQVTALLFALPIYARLTKRRVTRWEWAWAVTLAGALAVVIIVGDPAAGNQRASVGTWAVVAAVMVPLLVACVVAARIRSGSPIAAALLAVVAGSALALFAVLTKGIVEVGEDGPLAVLSAPEFVPWLLLALTGMIFQQSAFRAGALTASMPTMTVAKPVVAGVLGIFVLGETLGATGPKALVLIAAVAVVIVATIALARGEAATMVAQVGRDAGDITPGASSSEDDDAGPCSDPILAAPAEA from the coding sequence ATGTCGAAGGTTGATGTCGCGGCGTTGATCGCAGTGTGCGCGGCGTTGGCATCCGCGGTCGGCGATGTGATCCGTCAGCGCTCCGCGCAGGAGATCACGGACAAGCAGGTCGGCCATCTCGAGCTGTTCCGCATGTCGCTGCGGGACACCCGGTGGTGGTTGGGCGGCCTGGCGGCGATCGTCAACTACAGCCTGCAGGCCGGGGCCCTGGCCTGGGGCTCGGTCGTGCTGGTGACCGCCCTGCAGGTGACGGCGTTGCTGTTCGCCCTGCCGATCTATGCCCGGCTGACCAAGCGCCGGGTGACCCGCTGGGAGTGGGCGTGGGCGGTGACCCTCGCCGGCGCCCTGGCCGTGGTGATCATCGTCGGCGACCCGGCCGCCGGCAATCAGCGCGCATCGGTCGGCACCTGGGCCGTAGTCGCCGCGGTGATGGTGCCGCTGCTGGTGGCGTGTGTGGTGGCCGCGCGAATCCGGTCGGGCAGCCCGATCGCGGCCGCGCTGCTCGCGGTGGTGGCGGGTTCGGCCTTGGCCCTGTTCGCCGTGCTCACGAAGGGCATCGTCGAGGTGGGCGAGGACGGCCCGTTGGCCGTCCTGAGCGCGCCCGAGTTCGTTCCCTGGCTGCTGCTGGCGCTGACCGGGATGATCTTCCAGCAGTCGGCGTTCCGTGCCGGAGCGCTGACGGCGTCCATGCCGACGATGACCGTGGCGAAGCCCGTGGTCGCCGGTGTGCTCGGCATCTTCGTGCTCGGCGAAACGCTGGGCGCGACCGGACCCAAGGCCCTCGTGCTGATCGCGGCGGTGGCGGTGGTGATCGTGGCGACGATCGCGCTGGCTCGCGGCGAGGCCGCCACCATGGTCGCGCAGGTCGGGCGAGACGCCGGGGACATCACGCCGGGCGCGTCGTCGTCCGAAGACGACGACGCCGGCCCTTGTAGCGATCCCATCCTGGCTGCGCCGGCCGAGGCCTGA
- a CDS encoding class III extradiol ring-cleavage dioxygenase family protein → MLSGIAIVPSAPLLVPELAGAAAAEVTDLAAAVLAAAVLLPSRWTVIGTAGRDDAFGPGAAGSFAGFGADVRVGLSPRADVGAPADLPVCALLAAWVRGEVRPDATAQARVYAADHDAETALARGRRLRAEIDRSPEPIGVLVVADGANTLTPAAPGGYDPGNADAQLALDDALATGDVSALTRLSPQILGRVAFQVLAGLAEPGPRSAKELYRGAPYGVGYFAGAWQL, encoded by the coding sequence GTGCTCAGCGGCATCGCGATCGTTCCGTCGGCTCCGCTGCTGGTGCCCGAGCTCGCCGGAGCGGCCGCCGCGGAGGTGACCGACCTGGCCGCCGCGGTGCTGGCGGCGGCCGTCTTGTTGCCCTCGCGCTGGACCGTCATCGGGACCGCCGGGCGCGACGACGCGTTCGGCCCCGGCGCGGCCGGCAGTTTCGCGGGCTTCGGCGCGGACGTACGGGTCGGGCTTTCCCCGCGGGCCGACGTCGGGGCGCCGGCCGACCTGCCCGTGTGCGCGTTGCTGGCCGCGTGGGTCCGGGGCGAAGTCCGGCCGGACGCCACCGCGCAGGCGCGGGTCTACGCCGCCGACCACGACGCCGAGACGGCGCTGGCCCGCGGCAGGCGCTTGCGCGCCGAGATCGACCGGTCCCCCGAGCCGATCGGGGTCCTGGTCGTGGCCGACGGCGCGAACACCCTGACACCGGCCGCCCCCGGCGGATACGACCCGGGCAACGCCGACGCGCAGCTGGCCCTCGACGACGCGCTGGCCACCGGTGACGTCTCGGCCCTGACGCGGCTGTCGCCGCAGATCCTGGGCCGGGTCGCCTTTCAGGTGCTGGCCGGCCTGGCCGAACCCGGCCCGCGATCGGCCAAGGAGCTATACCGCGGTGCCCCCTACGGCGTGGGCTACTTCGCCGGTGCCTGGCAGCTCTGA
- the miaA gene encoding tRNA (adenosine(37)-N6)-dimethylallyltransferase MiaA, with protein sequence MRPLAIIGPTGTGKSQLALDVAERVEGGAEIVNADAMQLYRGMDIGTAKLPVDQRRGIPHHQLDVLDVTETATVARYQAAAAVDVEAIAARGAVPVIVGGSMLYIQSLLDDWSFPATDPAVRARWEQRLAEVGVGGLHAELARRDPAAAAAILPTDARRTVRALEVVELTGQPFAASAPRIGAPRWDTAIVGLDCETTLLDERLARRTDAMFDHGLVDEVSALLDKGLRDGVTASRALGYAQVIEALDAGGGADRLRDAREQTYVGTRRYVRRQRSWFRRDHRVRWLDAGDAARLVDEALRAWRHVS encoded by the coding sequence GTGCGACCGCTGGCGATCATCGGCCCCACCGGAACCGGCAAGTCGCAGCTGGCGCTCGACGTCGCCGAACGGGTCGAGGGCGGCGCCGAGATCGTCAACGCCGACGCGATGCAGCTCTATCGGGGAATGGACATCGGCACCGCCAAACTGCCCGTCGACCAACGCCGCGGCATCCCGCATCACCAGCTCGACGTCCTGGACGTCACCGAGACCGCAACGGTCGCCCGCTACCAGGCCGCCGCCGCCGTGGACGTCGAGGCCATCGCCGCCCGCGGCGCCGTGCCCGTCATCGTGGGCGGCTCCATGCTCTACATCCAGTCCCTGCTCGACGACTGGTCGTTCCCCGCCACCGATCCCGCCGTGCGGGCACGCTGGGAACAGCGGCTGGCCGAGGTGGGGGTCGGCGGCCTGCACGCCGAGTTGGCCCGTCGCGACCCCGCCGCGGCCGCGGCCATCCTGCCCACCGACGCGCGGCGCACCGTCCGGGCGCTCGAGGTGGTCGAGCTGACCGGGCAGCCGTTCGCCGCGTCCGCACCCCGCATCGGCGCGCCGAGGTGGGACACCGCCATCGTCGGCTTGGATTGTGAGACAACGCTTCTCGACGAACGGCTGGCCCGCCGCACCGACGCGATGTTCGACCACGGCCTGGTCGACGAGGTGAGTGCACTGCTCGACAAGGGCCTGCGCGACGGTGTCACCGCGTCGCGCGCCCTGGGCTACGCGCAGGTGATCGAGGCGCTGGACGCCGGGGGCGGCGCCGATCGGCTGCGCGACGCGCGGGAACAGACGTACGTGGGCACCCGACGCTATGTGCGCCGCCAGCGGTCGTGGTTCCGCCGCGACCACCGGGTCCGCTGGCTGGACGCGGGCGACGCCGCCCGGCTCGTCGACGAAGCCCTGCGGGCCTGGCGCCACGTATCCTGA
- the dapF gene encoding diaminopimelate epimerase, with product MQFAKGHGTENDFVLLPDAQATLDLTAARVAALCDRRRGLGADGVLRVTTAGAALSAGVLDRLPDGVASADWYMDYRNADGSLAQMCGNGVRVFAHYLRASGLEARDEFVVGSLAGPRPVTVHRADAVRADISVEMGKANTLGPGSALVGGRRFTGLAVDVGNPHLACVDPDLTAEELATLDVAAPVAFDHAQFPDGVNVEVLTAPADGAVRMRVHERGVGETRSCGTGTVAATVAALAAAGAATGTLTVRVPGGDVVVTITDATSYLRGPSVLVAHGEVSEEWWNAQER from the coding sequence GTGCAATTCGCCAAGGGCCACGGCACCGAGAACGACTTCGTGCTGCTCCCGGACGCGCAGGCCACGCTCGACCTCACCGCGGCCCGGGTGGCGGCGCTGTGTGACCGGCGGCGCGGGCTGGGCGCCGACGGGGTGCTGCGCGTGACCACCGCCGGTGCCGCCCTGTCGGCCGGCGTGCTCGACCGGCTGCCGGACGGCGTGGCATCGGCCGACTGGTACATGGACTACCGCAACGCCGACGGCTCGCTCGCCCAGATGTGCGGCAACGGCGTCCGGGTGTTCGCGCACTACCTGCGGGCCAGCGGGTTGGAGGCCCGCGACGAATTCGTGGTCGGGTCGCTCGCCGGCCCCCGGCCGGTCACCGTGCACCGCGCCGATGCGGTCCGCGCCGACATCAGCGTCGAGATGGGCAAGGCCAACACGCTCGGCCCGGGTAGCGCGCTCGTCGGCGGCCGTCGGTTCACCGGCCTGGCGGTCGACGTGGGCAACCCCCACCTGGCGTGCGTGGATCCGGACCTGACCGCCGAGGAGCTGGCGACGCTGGACGTGGCGGCGCCGGTCGCATTCGACCACGCCCAGTTCCCGGACGGCGTCAACGTCGAAGTCCTGACGGCACCGGCCGACGGCGCGGTGCGGATGCGGGTGCACGAGCGGGGCGTGGGCGAAACGCGCTCATGCGGCACCGGCACGGTCGCGGCCACCGTGGCCGCCCTGGCCGCCGCCGGCGCGGCCACCGGCACCCTGACGGTGCGGGTCCCCGGCGGCGACGTCGTCGTCACCATCACCGACGCCACCAGCTACCTGCGGGGTCCCTCGGTACTGGTGGCGCACGGCGAGGTCAGCGAGGAATGGTGGAACGCGCAGGAGCGTTAA
- the hflX gene encoding GTPase HflX encodes MTQPEFEHHAPAEPSTGELALEERSALRRVAGLSTELTDVSEVEYRQLRLERVVLVGVWTDGTAADSEASMAELAALAETAGSQVLEGLIQRRDKPDPSTYIGSGKAQELREVVLATGADTVICDGELSPAQLTALEKAVKVKVIDRTALILDIFAQHATSREGKAQVSLAQMEYMLPRLRGWGESMSRQAGGRAGGSGGGVGLRGPGETKIETDRRRIRERMAKLRREIKDMKQVRDTQRSRRLQSDMPSVAIVGYTNAGKSSLLNALTGAGVLVQDALFATLEPTTRRAEFLDGRPLVLTDTVGFVRHLPTQLVEAFRSTLEEVVDADLLLHVVDGSDANPVAQINAVREVISEVIADHHGDPPPELLVVNKVDAASGLTLAKLRHALPGAVFVSARTGEGIDALRRRMGELAVPTDTAVDVVIPYHRGDLVARLHADGRVQQQEHHPDGTRIKARVPVALAGRLQEFAAR; translated from the coding sequence ATGACACAACCTGAATTCGAACATCACGCTCCCGCGGAGCCAAGCACCGGCGAACTCGCCCTGGAGGAACGGTCTGCGCTGCGCCGCGTCGCCGGTCTGTCCACCGAGCTCACCGACGTCTCCGAGGTCGAGTACCGCCAGCTCCGGCTGGAACGCGTCGTGCTGGTCGGCGTGTGGACCGACGGCACCGCCGCCGACAGCGAGGCCAGCATGGCCGAGCTGGCCGCCCTCGCGGAGACCGCCGGCTCCCAGGTGCTCGAAGGGCTCATCCAGCGCCGCGACAAGCCCGACCCGTCCACCTACATCGGCTCGGGCAAGGCGCAGGAGCTCCGCGAGGTGGTGCTGGCGACCGGCGCCGACACGGTGATCTGCGACGGTGAACTGTCCCCGGCGCAGCTGACCGCGCTGGAGAAGGCGGTGAAGGTCAAGGTCATCGACCGCACCGCGCTGATCCTCGACATCTTCGCCCAGCACGCCACCAGCCGGGAGGGCAAGGCGCAGGTATCGCTGGCCCAGATGGAGTACATGCTGCCGCGGCTGCGCGGCTGGGGTGAGTCGATGTCCCGGCAGGCCGGTGGCCGCGCCGGCGGCAGCGGGGGAGGCGTGGGCCTGCGCGGTCCGGGTGAAACCAAGATCGAGACCGACCGCCGCCGCATCCGCGAACGCATGGCCAAGCTGCGCCGCGAGATCAAGGACATGAAGCAGGTCCGCGACACCCAGCGCAGCCGCCGCCTACAGAGCGACATGCCGTCGGTCGCCATCGTCGGCTACACCAATGCCGGCAAGTCGAGCCTGCTCAACGCGCTGACCGGGGCGGGGGTCCTGGTGCAGGACGCGCTGTTCGCCACGCTGGAGCCCACCACCCGCCGCGCCGAGTTCCTTGACGGTCGCCCTTTGGTGCTCACCGACACCGTCGGATTCGTCCGCCACCTGCCCACCCAGCTGGTCGAGGCGTTCCGCTCCACGCTCGAGGAGGTCGTCGACGCCGACCTGTTGCTGCATGTGGTCGACGGCTCCGACGCCAACCCGGTGGCCCAGATCAATGCGGTGCGCGAAGTGATCTCCGAGGTCATCGCCGACCATCACGGCGACCCGCCCCCCGAGCTGCTGGTGGTGAACAAGGTCGACGCCGCCAGCGGCCTCACCCTGGCCAAGCTTCGGCACGCGCTGCCCGGCGCGGTGTTCGTCTCGGCACGCACGGGCGAGGGCATCGACGCGCTTCGGCGCCGGATGGGGGAGCTCGCCGTTCCCACCGACACGGCCGTGGACGTGGTGATTCCGTACCACCGCGGCGACCTGGTGGCCCGGCTGCACGCCGACGGGCGCGTGCAGCAGCAGGAGCACCACCCCGACGGCACCCGGATCAAGGCCCGGGTCCCGGTGGCGCTGGCCGGGCGCCTGCAAGAGTTCGCCGCCCGCTGA
- a CDS encoding acyl-CoA dehydrogenase family protein: MGSAVKYQRTLFEPEHELFRESYRAFLDRHVAPHHDEWEKAKIVDRGVWLEAGKQGFLGMAVPEEYGGGGNPDFRYNTIITEETTAGRYSGIGFGLHNDIVAPYLLALATEEQKQRWLPKFCTGELITAIAMTEPGTGSDLQGIKTRAVKQGDHYVLNGAKTFITNGINADLVIVVAQTDPDKGAQGFSLIVVERGMEGFERGRHLDKIGLDAQDTAELSFTDVKVPAENLLGQEGMGFIYLMQNLPQERISIAIMAAAAMEHVLEQTLQYTKERKAFNKPIGSFQNSRFVLAELATEATVVRMMVDEFIRLHLDKKLTAEQAAMAKWYSTEKQVHLIDRCLQLHGGYGYMREYPVARAYLDARVQTIYGGTTEIMKEIIGRSLGV; the protein is encoded by the coding sequence ATGGGCAGTGCCGTCAAGTACCAGCGCACGCTTTTCGAGCCGGAGCACGAGCTGTTCCGCGAGTCCTACCGGGCCTTCCTCGATCGTCATGTCGCGCCCCACCACGACGAGTGGGAGAAGGCCAAGATCGTCGACCGGGGCGTGTGGCTCGAAGCCGGCAAGCAGGGCTTCCTCGGCATGGCGGTGCCCGAGGAATACGGCGGCGGCGGCAACCCCGACTTCCGGTACAACACGATCATCACCGAGGAGACCACCGCCGGTCGCTACAGCGGCATCGGCTTCGGCCTGCACAACGACATCGTGGCGCCGTACCTGCTGGCCCTGGCGACCGAGGAGCAGAAGCAGCGCTGGCTGCCGAAGTTCTGCACCGGCGAGCTCATCACCGCGATCGCGATGACCGAACCCGGAACCGGCAGCGACCTGCAGGGCATCAAGACCCGCGCGGTCAAGCAGGGTGACCACTACGTGCTCAACGGCGCAAAGACGTTCATCACCAACGGAATCAACGCCGACTTGGTGATCGTGGTCGCGCAGACCGATCCCGACAAAGGGGCGCAGGGCTTTTCATTGATCGTCGTCGAACGCGGCATGGAGGGCTTCGAACGCGGCCGCCACTTGGACAAGATCGGGCTGGACGCACAGGACACCGCCGAGTTGTCGTTCACCGACGTCAAGGTGCCCGCCGAAAACCTGCTGGGGCAGGAGGGCATGGGGTTCATCTACCTGATGCAGAACCTGCCGCAGGAACGGATCTCGATCGCCATCATGGCGGCCGCGGCGATGGAGCACGTGCTCGAGCAGACGCTGCAATACACCAAGGAGCGCAAGGCATTTAACAAGCCGATCGGCAGCTTCCAGAACAGCCGCTTCGTGCTTGCCGAGCTGGCGACCGAGGCCACCGTGGTGCGCATGATGGTCGACGAGTTCATCCGGCTGCACCTGGACAAGAAGCTGACCGCCGAACAAGCGGCGATGGCCAAGTGGTACTCCACCGAAAAGCAGGTACACCTGATCGACCGGTGCCTGCAGCTGCACGGCGGTTACGGCTACATGCGCGAATACCCCGTTGCCCGTGCCTATCTGGACGCGCGGGTGCAGACCATCTACGGCGGCACCACCGAGATCATGAAAGAGATCATCGGCCGCAGCCTGGGGGTCTAG